One genomic window of Luteitalea pratensis includes the following:
- a CDS encoding MdtB/MuxB family multidrug efflux RND transporter permease subunit, translated as MNISRPFIQRPVATALLMGALLLSGMLAYRLLPVSALPQVDYPTIRVLTFYPGASPEVMTSAVTAPLERQFGQIPGLDQMSSTSSGGASVLTLRFSLDKKIEVAEQEVQAAINAAGNLLPNDLPQPPVYNKVNPADTPVLTLSVTSPTMPLPAVYDLVDTRIAQKLSQLPGVGLVSIAGGQRPAVRIQANPQALAAHNLNLQSLRAVIAAANVNQPKGNFDGPERSFMLDANDQLRSVQAYKDLIIAYQDGAPLRLSDVAQVVDGAENTRLSAWADDAPAVLVNIQRQPGANVIDVVDRIRAVLPQLTASLPETVSVAVLSDRTDTIRASVRDVQHELVFAVALVVMVTFVFLRNVPATIIPSVVVPLSLIGTFGVMYLAGYSINNLTLMALTIATGFVVDDAIVMVENIARYLEEGATPMHAALEGARQIGFTLVSLTVSLIAVLIPLLFMADVVGRLFREFAITLAVSILISLVVSLTLTPMMCARLLKAEHDESHGRLYRATGYILDKTIELYGRALNVALRYEAVTLLIALATMALTAWLYIVIPKGFFPVQDTGAIQVITEAPQTVSFSAMADLQRDAARAILKEPDIHGLSSFIGVDGSNATLNSGRMLITLTSHEMRHRSATEIIASLRDRVAKVPGIILYFQPVQDLTIEDRVSRTQFQFTLEDPDANRLAEWVPKLLARLQKSPFLADVASDLQDRGLQAFVDIDRDAASRLGIRVAAIDDALYDAFGQRLISTIYTQANQYRVVLEIDPRFQVGPEALGQVFVMTGDSRQVPLSSLATIKERNTQLVISHAGQFPAVTMSFNLAPGASLGSAVAAIEEAQAEIRMPASVQTTFQGAAAAFRASLDSTLLLVLAAIVTMYVVLGVLYESYIHPITILSTLPSAGVGALLALLMTDRDLSLIAIIGIILLIGIVKKNAIMMIDFALDAERNDGLSPRDAIYQAALLRFRPILMTTLAALFGALPLMLSTGSGAEMRQPLGVVMVGGLLVSQVLTLFTTPAIYLFFDRIARAWRTSRQSVAVEEPA; from the coding sequence ATGAACATCTCGCGCCCATTCATCCAGCGACCGGTGGCAACCGCGCTCCTGATGGGGGCGTTGCTGCTGTCGGGCATGCTCGCGTACCGGCTCCTGCCGGTCTCGGCGTTGCCGCAGGTCGACTACCCGACCATCCGCGTGCTGACCTTCTACCCGGGCGCCAGCCCGGAGGTGATGACGAGCGCCGTGACGGCGCCGCTCGAGCGGCAGTTCGGACAAATCCCCGGGCTCGATCAGATGTCGTCGACCAGTTCGGGGGGCGCGTCAGTGCTGACGCTGCGCTTCTCGCTGGACAAGAAAATCGAGGTGGCCGAACAAGAAGTGCAGGCGGCCATCAACGCCGCCGGCAACCTGCTGCCCAACGATCTGCCGCAGCCGCCGGTCTACAACAAGGTCAATCCGGCCGACACGCCGGTCCTCACCCTGTCTGTCACCTCGCCCACGATGCCGCTGCCCGCAGTCTACGACCTGGTGGACACGCGCATTGCGCAGAAGCTCTCGCAGTTGCCCGGTGTCGGGCTTGTGAGCATCGCCGGCGGCCAGCGGCCCGCCGTTCGCATCCAGGCCAACCCGCAGGCCCTGGCTGCCCACAACCTGAACCTGCAGAGCTTGCGGGCCGTGATTGCCGCGGCCAACGTCAATCAGCCGAAGGGCAACTTCGACGGCCCCGAGCGCTCGTTCATGCTCGACGCCAACGACCAGTTGCGGTCGGTGCAGGCGTACAAGGACCTGATCATCGCCTACCAGGACGGTGCGCCGCTGCGCTTGTCGGACGTGGCGCAAGTGGTCGACGGCGCCGAGAACACGCGCCTCTCGGCATGGGCCGACGATGCACCGGCCGTGCTGGTGAACATCCAGCGGCAGCCTGGCGCCAACGTCATCGACGTGGTGGATCGGATCCGCGCCGTGCTGCCTCAACTCACCGCCAGCCTGCCCGAAACGGTGTCGGTTGCGGTGCTGAGCGACCGTACCGATACGATCCGCGCCTCGGTGCGCGACGTGCAGCACGAGTTGGTGTTCGCCGTGGCGCTCGTCGTGATGGTCACCTTCGTCTTCCTGCGCAACGTGCCCGCCACCATCATCCCCAGCGTCGTGGTGCCGCTGTCGCTGATCGGCACGTTCGGCGTCATGTACCTGGCCGGCTACTCCATCAACAACCTGACGCTGATGGCCCTGACCATCGCCACCGGCTTCGTCGTCGACGATGCCATCGTCATGGTGGAGAACATCGCCCGCTACCTCGAGGAAGGGGCTACGCCGATGCACGCCGCGCTCGAAGGGGCCCGGCAGATCGGCTTCACGCTGGTGTCGCTCACGGTGTCGCTGATCGCCGTGCTGATTCCGCTGCTGTTCATGGCCGACGTCGTCGGCCGCCTGTTCCGCGAGTTCGCGATCACGCTGGCGGTCTCGATCCTCATCTCGCTGGTGGTCTCGCTGACGCTGACCCCGATGATGTGCGCGCGCCTGCTCAAGGCGGAACACGACGAGTCGCACGGGCGGCTCTACCGCGCGACCGGATACATCCTCGACAAGACGATCGAGCTCTACGGAAGGGCGCTGAACGTCGCGCTGCGCTACGAAGCGGTGACGCTCCTCATCGCGCTGGCGACGATGGCGCTGACGGCCTGGCTCTACATCGTCATCCCGAAGGGCTTCTTTCCGGTGCAGGACACCGGGGCCATCCAGGTGATCACCGAGGCGCCGCAGACCGTGTCGTTCTCGGCGATGGCCGACCTGCAGCGAGACGCGGCGCGCGCCATCCTGAAGGAGCCTGACATCCACGGCCTGTCGTCGTTCATCGGCGTCGATGGCTCCAACGCGACGCTGAACAGCGGCCGCATGCTGATCACGCTGACGTCGCACGAGATGCGTCACCGCAGCGCCACCGAGATCATCGCGTCGCTGCGCGACCGCGTGGCCAAGGTGCCGGGCATCATCCTGTACTTCCAGCCCGTGCAGGACCTGACCATCGAGGACCGGGTCAGCCGCACGCAGTTCCAGTTCACGCTCGAGGACCCGGACGCGAACCGTCTCGCCGAATGGGTGCCGAAGCTGCTGGCGCGGCTGCAGAAGTCGCCCTTTCTCGCGGACGTGGCCAGCGACCTGCAGGACCGCGGCCTGCAAGCCTTCGTGGACATCGACCGCGATGCCGCCAGCCGCCTCGGCATCCGCGTCGCCGCCATCGACGATGCGCTCTACGACGCGTTCGGCCAGCGGCTGATTTCGACGATCTACACGCAGGCCAACCAGTATCGCGTCGTGCTCGAGATCGATCCGCGCTTCCAGGTCGGCCCCGAAGCGCTCGGGCAGGTGTTCGTCATGACGGGCGACAGCCGCCAGGTGCCGCTGTCCAGCCTGGCGACCATCAAGGAGCGCAATACCCAGTTGGTCATCAGCCATGCTGGCCAGTTCCCTGCCGTGACGATGTCGTTCAACCTGGCGCCCGGAGCGTCACTGGGCAGTGCCGTGGCGGCAATCGAGGAGGCGCAGGCCGAGATCCGCATGCCGGCCAGCGTCCAGACGACGTTCCAGGGAGCCGCGGCGGCGTTTCGCGCGTCGCTCGACAGCACACTGCTGCTGGTGCTCGCGGCCATCGTGACGATGTACGTCGTGCTCGGCGTGCTCTACGAGAGCTACATCCACCCGATCACCATCCTCTCGACGTTGCCGTCGGCCGGCGTGGGCGCGCTGCTCGCACTGCTGATGACCGACCGTGACCTCAGCTTGATCGCCATCATCGGCATCATCCTGCTGATCGGCATCGTCAAGAAGAACGCGATCATGATGATCGACTTCGCGCTCGATGCCGAACGCAACGACGGGCTCAGCCCGCGCGACGCGATCTACCAGGCGGCGCTCCTGCGCTTCCGGCCGATCCTGATGACAACGCTGGCGGCGCTGTTCGGCGCGCTGCCGCTGATGCTTTCGACGGGTTCCGGCGCCGAGATGCGTCAACCGCTCGGTGTGGTCATGGTGGGTGGCCTGCTCGTCAGCCAGGTACTCACGCTCTTCACGACGCCGGCGATCTACCTCTTCTTCGACCGGATCGCGCGTGCCTGGCGGACGTCCCGCCAGTCCGTGGCCGTGGAGGAGCCGGCATGA